Below is a genomic region from Microbulbifer sp. ALW1.
CCACACCGCGCTCGTAACTCATCGCATGCAAGCGCCAGTCGCGGAAAAAAGCGGCTTCGACGTCCCAGGTGCCGGTAGTCATCCAGCTGGGGAACGTCATGTTCTGCAGCTCTGTTCGTCCAACCATCTCGAACATCGGCCCGGGCGGGCTGAAGGCCCACAACCGCCTGAAAGCGCCCCCCTCTGCAAACGCCGGTCACCCCAGGTACAGCGGCGTCGCGCCGCCCAGATTTGCGCGGTAAATCGCCGAAACTGTGGCAGCGAGCGGCGACAACTCGATTGCGGTCAATGCGTCGATCCAGTTCCGCGGCCTGGTCTGCGATGGCATTCAGGTTATCGAGGATATTGATCAGGTCGCGGGGGCGTTGCTGCATTACGCCATCCTTGCCGAATCGTGTCATCGCCAGAATGCTGTTCAACAAGCCCCCGCGTCCCGGTGATCCGGTGCCAACACCACATAACCGTGGCTCACCCAGTGACGCAGGATGCGATCGTAGGCCCGTCGATTGGAAAAATTGCCGTGGGAAAACAGGACCAGCGGATAGACACCCTCCGTATCGGGGTAAAACGCCGTCAACGTCAGCGGCCCATCACGGGTCGTGAGGTGGATTGCGGGTATGACTTTGATGGGATTGGGACCGGGATCGAGCCCATAAATTGCCGACAGTTGCGTGTCTGCCGGCAACGGCTTCGCCTCCGCCAACACTACTGGAGCGGGTTTGAATACCAGGGAGTAAAGGCCCCATCCGCCGGCGAGCAGGGCAACGACAACCAGTACGAGCCGCTTGAGGAATTTCATTCGCCGGCCTCCTCATTAACAAATGCGAGTAAATCCTCCATTGCGCTATCCACACCCTCGACCGGCAACAGGTGCCCGGCACCCGGGTAGACTCGCAGCGCCACCGGGCTGCCGCCGTGCGCAATCAGCGCCCTGAAACGCTCGGCCTGGGCTACCGGTAACTGGGGATTTTTTTCTCCCCACATGACCAGTGTCGCACCTGGATCCGGGGCAATACGGTGAGGGTTTCAGGAGACTTAAAGTCCTGCATGCGCCCGATAATTCCGCGTCGAATATCGCGGTTACGGAAGTTGTGGATAAATTCGGATTTGAATGTGTCACTGGCCCGGTTATCCGCTGTCAGCCATCCACAAATTGGTTCAGGGACCAGTCCGGCAAGTATCGCAGTACCCAGTAGGCGCCGTCCGGCAGTCCACCACTGTCCGTTTATCGTGCCCTTCCAGCCCCCCGGAATTAACCAGCACCAGTTTCTCAACGCGCTCGGGATGCTCGGCAGCAAAATTGAACA
It encodes:
- a CDS encoding alpha/beta fold hydrolase, producing the protein MAPDPGATLVMWGEKNPQLPVAQAERFRALIAHGGSPVALRVYPGAGHLLPVEGVDSAMEDLLAFVNEEAGE